GGAGCAATATGTAAAGAGCTGTGGCATTTACGTAAACTCAAGCGGCATTTTTCTGTACAAGAGCATGCTGAAGAATTAATTCAAAACAATCGTGTAGGTCAAGGTGAAGCGTTTTGTGGTCAATTGGCGGAATATGGTGGAATTACGGCGGGTAACCTTGGTTATCAGCGCTGGAAAAATAGCATTAATACCAGCCATAGTGATGCAGAAATCATTGATTTATATGATGCCTTAGTGATCGCACAGCAAGACAAGCAGGCGCTGGATATTGTGACGCGTTACGCCACCGAAGCAGCGGCGCTGGTGGCTGTGAGCCCACTTGCGATGGCTGATATGCTCTTAGTGGGGTGGCGTAGCTTTAAAATGATTGAAAAACTTGCGGATCTGTATGGCATCGAGCTTGGTTATTGGTCACGTTTAAAGCTATTTAAAGCGGTGTTAGTAAACATGGCCACCGCGGGGGCGAGTGAAATGGTTGTGGATGCGAGCGTTGATCTACTTTCGATGGATTTAGCTGGAAAAGTGTCGACCAGAGCAGGACAAGGCATTGGTGTGGGTATTTTGACTGCTCGTTTAGGCATCAAAGCCATGGCCTTACTCCGCCCGTTACCTTGGGTTGAACAACGCCGAGTCAAACTATCACAAGTGCGCAAGCATATTTTGGCTAAAGTGGCGGCAGTAGCGGTTAAATAACCAAGATAAGCCGAACATTCAATACGATAAGAACAGAGATGACTTGACGCACTGAGTTGCTTGATAGACACTACTGTCAACTTTTCGTGACACTTGATAGGAAAGAGCATCGTGCGTCTTGAAGTCTTATGTGAAGACAGACTCGGTCTAACCCGTGAACTGCTGGATATTCTCGCCTCGAGAAATATTGATCTGCGTGGTATTGAAATTGATATCAGCGGTATTATTTATTTAAATTGCCCGGATAGTGATTTTGCCACATTCAGTGAATTGATGACGGAGATCCGTCGTATCACTGGCGTTAAAGATGTGCGTAAAATTCAATTCATGCCAATGGAACGTCACAATACTGAGCTCATTTCATTGCTCGATAATCTGCCTGATTGTGTGTTGTCGATTAACCTGAAAGGTGAAGTCGATATGGCCAACTTAAGTGCTATTTCTATCTTGAATAAACCGGCAAATGAAGTGATCAATCAGCCGATTGCTCAGCTAGTTCCAACGTTTAACTTTCCGCGCTGGATTGAAGGCAGTAAGTCGCGCTTGCGCGATCACCTTGTATTAGAGGGCCTTGATTACCAACTGGAAGTCATGCCTGTTTATATTACGGGTGAATCGAAAGAATCAACACTGGCTGGCGCCATGATGATGTTACGCCCGCTTAAAGAGTCGTCGCCATTTGATGATACACAGCCTTTAGAATCGTTATTAGGTTTTGAGCATTTTGTGGGGGTATCCCATCGTCATAAAACACTGCTAAATCAAGCCAAGAAATTGGCGGGATTAGATCAACCGTTATTGATTGAAGGTGAGACGGGGACGGGCAAAGAGATGCTTGCTCGAGCCTGTCATCAGCGTTCGCAGCGTAGTGAACAGCCATTTTTGGTGGTTAACTGCGCGTCTATGCCCGACGATGTGGCAGAAACTGAGTTGTTTGGCCGCATCCCAGGCAAGACTGAGCCCGGCAATAAAGGTATTTTCGAGCTGGCGAATGGTGGTACTGTCTTCCTTGATGAAATCGGTGAAATGAGCCCACACCTGCAGATTAAATTGTTACGCTTTTTGCAAGACGGTACGTTCCGTCGGGTCGGCGAAGAACAAGAAATTCATTTAGATGTACGTGTTATTGCTTCAACAAGGCATCAACTTCTGGCGTTGTCTGACGCAGGCAGTTTTCGTGAAGATTTATATTATCGACTGAATGTTTTAACGTTACGAATTCCACCATTACGCGATAGACCTAGTGATATTGCGCCGTTACTTGAATTATTCATGAGTAAGCACTGCCTTAATCTTGGAATCATAAGACCAGAAATTGATGACACGTTATTGGATCACTTAACGCAATATCATTGGCCTGGTAATATGCGCCAGTTAGACAACATGGTATTACGAGCTTTAACGGAAGTCCAAGATGATCCCTTGTCCATAGAGCACTTTCATTTACCTCATAATGAAACGAGTGGTAGTATGAGCGGGCCATTAGTTTTAGATGGCTCATTAGATGATATAATGAAAATCTATGAGCATCAGGTGCTGGATCGCCTTTATCAGTCATTTCCTTCCAGTCGTAAGTTGGCTAAACGCCTTGATGTATCACATACGTCTATTGCGAATAAGTTACGTGAATATGGCATTAAAAAGCGCTAAGTTATAAAGGTATTCCCTTGTATTACGTTAATAAAATAGCGGATGATTTTGTATTACGCACCGCCACAGTGGATGATGCGGTATTAATTAGCCAATACTTTTCTGATAACCGAGAGTACCTAAAACCTTGGGAGCCAGAAAGAAGCGAGGCTTTTTACGCCCCGTTTTCGTGGCGTGAGCGATTGGTCAAGCTACATGAACTGCATCGTTTAGGTATGGCGTATTACTTATTAATCATTGATAAAGTCACGGGTCATATGCTGGGGACAATTTCTTTTAGTAATTTGGCGAAATTCCCTTTGTATTCTTGCTCGGTGGGATATTCGTTAGCTCAACAAGCTCAAGGGCAAGGCATCATGAGTCGCGCGCTGACGATGGCATGTGATTATATGTTTGATGAATGTAACGTGCATCGCATTAATGCCGCTTATATGCCACATAATCAGCGCAGCGCCGCCGTATTAAA
This DNA window, taken from Vibrio palustris, encodes the following:
- a CDS encoding YcjF family protein is translated as MSDYKQKTLFDSDLYPKEDIELNSKQAFTQAEMFIPAENTDDDTEIESTLDTVVRPRTGRLWKMSTVLLVFGALVTWQTADSVWTAIKTGDWLSVGWSGFIAGLAAVGVGAICKELWHLRKLKRHFSVQEHAEELIQNNRVGQGEAFCGQLAEYGGITAGNLGYQRWKNSINTSHSDAEIIDLYDALVIAQQDKQALDIVTRYATEAAALVAVSPLAMADMLLVGWRSFKMIEKLADLYGIELGYWSRLKLFKAVLVNMATAGASEMVVDASVDLLSMDLAGKVSTRAGQGIGVGILTARLGIKAMALLRPLPWVEQRRVKLSQVRKHILAKVAAVAVK
- the tyrR gene encoding transcriptional regulator TyrR, coding for MRLEVLCEDRLGLTRELLDILASRNIDLRGIEIDISGIIYLNCPDSDFATFSELMTEIRRITGVKDVRKIQFMPMERHNTELISLLDNLPDCVLSINLKGEVDMANLSAISILNKPANEVINQPIAQLVPTFNFPRWIEGSKSRLRDHLVLEGLDYQLEVMPVYITGESKESTLAGAMMMLRPLKESSPFDDTQPLESLLGFEHFVGVSHRHKTLLNQAKKLAGLDQPLLIEGETGTGKEMLARACHQRSQRSEQPFLVVNCASMPDDVAETELFGRIPGKTEPGNKGIFELANGGTVFLDEIGEMSPHLQIKLLRFLQDGTFRRVGEEQEIHLDVRVIASTRHQLLALSDAGSFREDLYYRLNVLTLRIPPLRDRPSDIAPLLELFMSKHCLNLGIIRPEIDDTLLDHLTQYHWPGNMRQLDNMVLRALTEVQDDPLSIEHFHLPHNETSGSMSGPLVLDGSLDDIMKIYEHQVLDRLYQSFPSSRKLAKRLDVSHTSIANKLREYGIKKR
- the rimJ gene encoding ribosomal protein S5-alanine N-acetyltransferase, with translation MYYVNKIADDFVLRTATVDDAVLISQYFSDNREYLKPWEPERSEAFYAPFSWRERLVKLHELHRLGMAYYLLIIDKVTGHMLGTISFSNLAKFPLYSCSVGYSLAQQAQGQGIMSRALTMACDYMFDECNVHRINAAYMPHNQRSAAVLKRIGFAEEGFAPQYLLIDGQWRDHCLVALLNPHWHAE